Proteins encoded together in one bacterium window:
- a CDS encoding aminotransferase: MTGATMPETATAPKVELPPFGRFFLPGPTEVLPEVLEAQVGPMIGHRGPDLQKLMARIQPGLQDVFRTRRPVYVSASSATGLMEAAIRNGVRRKVLCLVNGAFSERFFKIARACGLEADALEVPWGEAHTPDMLEDALRGKDYDAVTVVHCETSTGVLNPIADLARVAHAAGDVAILVDCVSSLAGAPVLADEWGLDFALAGSQKCLAIPPGLAVGVAQEHMLERAAAKKDRGVYFDFLEFERNLEKGETPNTPAVSLLYALAVQLDRIRAETMEARWARHEAMARRTWQWVDEMRDRGIELSILAREGYRSPTVTTIRPPAGWTGPKLAAALRERGYTIATGYGKMKEETFRIGHMGDHTVAELEELLGVIEEVLAR; the protein is encoded by the coding sequence ATGACCGGAGCGACGATGCCAGAGACCGCTACAGCCCCGAAAGTCGAGCTCCCGCCGTTCGGCCGGTTCTTCCTGCCCGGGCCGACGGAGGTGCTGCCAGAGGTGCTCGAGGCGCAGGTCGGCCCGATGATCGGCCACCGTGGCCCGGACCTCCAGAAGCTGATGGCCCGCATCCAGCCGGGCCTCCAGGATGTCTTCCGGACCCGCCGCCCCGTCTACGTCTCCGCCTCTTCCGCGACCGGCCTGATGGAAGCCGCGATCCGGAACGGCGTGCGCCGCAAGGTGCTGTGCCTGGTGAACGGCGCCTTCAGCGAGCGGTTCTTCAAGATCGCCCGCGCCTGCGGCCTGGAGGCGGACGCCCTGGAGGTGCCGTGGGGCGAGGCGCACACGCCCGACATGCTCGAGGACGCGCTGCGCGGCAAGGACTATGACGCGGTCACCGTGGTGCACTGCGAGACCTCGACGGGCGTGCTGAACCCGATCGCGGACCTGGCGCGGGTGGCGCACGCCGCGGGCGATGTCGCCATCCTCGTGGACTGCGTGAGCAGCCTCGCGGGCGCGCCGGTGCTCGCGGACGAGTGGGGCCTGGACTTCGCACTGGCGGGCTCGCAGAAGTGCCTGGCCATTCCGCCGGGGCTGGCGGTCGGCGTCGCGCAGGAGCACATGCTGGAGCGCGCGGCGGCGAAGAAGGACCGCGGCGTCTACTTCGACTTCCTCGAGTTCGAGCGCAACCTCGAGAAGGGTGAGACGCCCAACACGCCGGCGGTGTCGCTGCTCTACGCGTTGGCGGTGCAGCTCGACCGGATCCGCGCCGAGACCATGGAGGCGCGCTGGGCGCGGCACGAAGCAATGGCGCGCCGGACCTGGCAATGGGTGGACGAGATGCGCGACCGCGGCATCGAGCTGAGCATCCTCGCCCGTGAGGGCTACCGCTCGCCGACGGTCACGACGATCCGCCCGCCCGCGGGCTGGACCGGGCCGAAGCTGGCCGCGGCGCTGCGCGAACGCGGCTACACCATCGCGACGGGCTACGGAAAGATGAAGGAGGAGACGTTCCGCATCGGCCACATGGGCGATCACACCGTGGCCGAGCTGGAGGAGCTGTTGGGTGTGATCGAGGAGGTGCTGGCCCGGTGA
- a CDS encoding hydroxyacid dehydrogenase codes for MVIAFYEIAEEWERERLRDQLATHTLVFESRPLVPETAGPARDAEAVSVFIRSRVDQAVLDRLPRLRFVATRSTGFDHIDLAACRERGIQVSNVPHYGENTVAEHTFGLILALSRRILEANRRTRAGEFTLEGLEGMDLRGKLLGVIGAGSIGLHVIRIARAFGMHVVAYDIAPQPLIAEVLGFRYVSLIDLLGAVEVLTLHAPLTPETHHLMNRERFAALRRGALFVNTARGALVDTEALLWALDEGIVAGAALDVLEGEEQLAEEQSMFRTAESESRMRQLVAGSRLLERDDVIVTPHIAWFSREARQRILATTVENLQAFILGRPQNRLAA; via the coding sequence ATGGTCATCGCGTTCTACGAGATCGCGGAGGAGTGGGAGCGGGAGCGGCTGCGGGACCAGCTCGCCACGCACACGCTCGTGTTCGAGTCGCGGCCGCTCGTGCCGGAGACGGCGGGCCCCGCGCGGGACGCGGAGGCGGTTTCGGTCTTCATCCGCTCACGCGTGGACCAGGCGGTGCTGGACCGGCTGCCGCGGCTGCGGTTCGTGGCGACGCGCTCCACGGGGTTCGACCACATCGACCTCGCCGCGTGCCGCGAGAGGGGCATCCAGGTCTCCAACGTCCCGCACTACGGCGAGAACACGGTGGCCGAGCACACGTTCGGCCTGATCCTGGCCCTGTCGCGGCGGATCCTCGAGGCGAACCGGCGCACGCGCGCGGGAGAGTTCACGCTGGAGGGCCTGGAGGGCATGGACCTGCGCGGCAAGCTGCTGGGCGTGATCGGCGCCGGCTCGATCGGGCTGCACGTGATCCGCATCGCCCGGGCGTTCGGCATGCACGTCGTCGCATACGACATCGCGCCGCAGCCGCTCATTGCCGAGGTGCTCGGGTTCCGCTACGTCTCGCTCATCGACCTGCTCGGCGCGGTGGAGGTCCTCACGCTGCACGCGCCGCTCACGCCGGAGACGCACCACCTGATGAACCGCGAGCGCTTCGCGGCGCTGCGCCGCGGCGCGCTGTTCGTGAACACGGCGCGGGGCGCGCTGGTGGACACCGAGGCGCTGTTGTGGGCGCTGGACGAGGGCATCGTCGCAGGCGCCGCGCTGGACGTGCTGGAAGGCGAGGAGCAGCTCGCGGAGGAGCAGAGCATGTTCCGCACGGCGGAGTCCGAGTCGCGGATGCGTCAGCTCGTGGCGGGGAGCCGGCTGCTGGAGCGTGACGACGTGATCGTCACGCCGCACATCGCGTGGTTCAGCCGCGAGGCGCGGCAACGCATTCTCGCCACCACGGTGGAGAACCTCCAGGCGTTCATCCTGGGGAGGCCGCAGAACCGGCTCGCCGCGTAG
- a CDS encoding hydrolase, protein MALPIGDRGGEQHVRIPADGAVLDGDLALAAAARGVVVFAHGSGSSRFSPRNRQVAARLQAGGLGTLLMDLLTPEEERIDAATRELRFDIPLLARRLVAAVDWLTQLPETAMLPIGTFGASTGAAAALIAAAERPEIVRAVVSRGGRPDLAGDALARVHAPTLLIVGELDTTVLELNRQALERLPGTKALEIVPGATHLFEEPGALEQVARLAGEWFEVHLAGPARETRHDTTASP, encoded by the coding sequence ATGGCCCTGCCGATCGGAGACCGTGGCGGCGAACAGCACGTCCGCATCCCCGCCGACGGCGCCGTCCTCGACGGCGACCTCGCACTGGCCGCGGCCGCGCGCGGCGTCGTCGTCTTCGCCCACGGCTCGGGCAGCAGCCGCTTCAGTCCGCGCAACCGCCAGGTGGCCGCACGCCTCCAGGCCGGCGGCCTCGGCACCCTCCTCATGGACCTGCTCACGCCCGAAGAGGAGCGCATTGACGCGGCGACACGGGAGCTCCGCTTCGACATCCCGCTGCTCGCCCGCCGGCTCGTCGCCGCCGTTGACTGGCTGACGCAGCTGCCCGAGACCGCCATGCTGCCGATCGGCACCTTCGGCGCGAGCACCGGCGCCGCCGCTGCGCTCATCGCGGCAGCGGAACGGCCGGAGATCGTCCGCGCCGTCGTCTCCCGCGGCGGCCGCCCCGACCTCGCCGGCGATGCGCTCGCGCGCGTCCACGCGCCCACCCTGCTCATCGTCGGGGAACTGGACACCACCGTGCTCGAGCTGAACCGGCAAGCGCTCGAACGGCTGCCCGGCACGAAAGCGCTCGAGATCGTGCCCGGCGCGACTCATCTGTTCGAGGAGCCCGGCGCCCTGGAACAGGTCGCGCGCCTCGCGGGCGAATGGTTCGAGGTCCACCTCGCCGGCCCCGCCCGCGAGACACGCCACGACACGACCGCATCGCCCTGA
- a CDS encoding haloacid dehalogenase: protein MRSEPRYRTVLFDCDSTLSTLEGVDELARNHPEVHALTEAAMRGEVPLEEVYGRRLGIVRPSRAAVEALGQRYVETMVPGARETVRALLDAGVRVRVISGGLRPAVVVLARELGIADDDVAAVDVYFSADGAYAGYDASSPLARSGGKRAVVEGWLPELPRPILMVGDGATDLEVKDVVDRFVAFAGVVARPAVVAAADEVIREFSLLPLLELVFGRRE from the coding sequence ATGCGCTCGGAACCCCGATACAGGACCGTCCTCTTCGATTGCGACTCGACGCTCTCGACCCTCGAGGGTGTGGACGAACTCGCGCGGAACCATCCCGAGGTCCATGCGCTGACCGAGGCCGCGATGCGGGGCGAGGTGCCGCTGGAGGAGGTGTACGGCCGGCGGCTCGGGATCGTGCGGCCGTCCCGCGCGGCGGTGGAGGCGCTCGGGCAGCGCTACGTCGAGACGATGGTGCCGGGCGCGCGGGAGACCGTGCGCGCGTTGCTGGACGCGGGCGTGCGGGTGCGGGTGATCAGCGGCGGGCTTCGCCCGGCGGTCGTGGTGCTGGCGCGGGAGTTGGGGATCGCGGACGACGACGTCGCCGCCGTAGACGTGTACTTCTCCGCCGATGGCGCGTACGCCGGCTATGACGCCTCCTCCCCGCTGGCGCGTTCCGGCGGCAAGCGTGCGGTGGTGGAGGGGTGGCTGCCGGAGCTGCCGCGGCCGATTCTCATGGTCGGGGACGGCGCGACGGACCTCGAGGTGAAGGACGTGGTGGACCGGTTCGTCGCGTTCGCGGGCGTGGTGGCGCGCCCCGCGGTGGTCGCGGCGGCGGACGAGGTCATTCGGGAGTTCTCGTTGCTGCCGCTGCTCGAGCTGGTGTTCGGGCGGAGGGAGTGA
- a CDS encoding peptidase S8 gives MKPLSLLLATLIALGACATPPAADPTPRPTPTADAPPTADTPPAREAPPPEPAEPVPSDAPAMAPDHWWLKDASTDGSIGASVERAYRELLAGKQPRRTVIVGVIDSGIDTEHEDLRANIWVNEGEIPGNGVDDDGNGYVDDIHGWNFIGGPDGRNIDKDTYEVTRLYARDSVRFHGARVDTLSPAARADYERYQEVRQAYIEMWQETQEMLQQVRMIAATMDQVNAILRRHLGTDSLTVERVSAIASPRQDVQQARSIFLQLASHGITPEVLEEERQRLEDLERYGLNPAFNPRPLVGDDTLNLNERGYGNNDVRGPDATHGTHVAGIIAAIRDNGIGIDGIAPDVRIMVIRAVPDGDERDKDVANAIRYAVDNGAHIINMSFGKSWSPNKEAVDAAVRYADERGVLLVHGAGNDAKDLRSARNFPNRYYLDGDSARHWIEVGASSWEGKGRLAASFSNYGAGRVDVFAPGVAIRSTVPDNGYRTLSGTSMAAPVVTGIAALIMAYYPELDAAEVRRVILESATRYADQPVVPPGRQDGTVPFGDLSTTGGIVNAYAAIQMAERLAAAKRN, from the coding sequence ATGAAACCACTGTCGTTGCTGCTCGCTACCCTCATCGCGCTCGGGGCCTGCGCCACCCCCCCGGCCGCGGACCCGACGCCACGGCCCACGCCCACGGCGGACGCGCCCCCGACAGCCGACACACCACCCGCGCGCGAGGCGCCGCCCCCGGAGCCCGCCGAGCCCGTTCCGTCCGACGCGCCGGCCATGGCGCCAGACCACTGGTGGCTGAAAGACGCCTCGACCGACGGCAGCATCGGCGCGAGCGTGGAGCGGGCGTACCGCGAGCTGCTGGCGGGCAAGCAGCCGCGCCGCACCGTCATCGTCGGCGTCATCGACTCCGGCATCGACACGGAACACGAGGACCTGCGCGCGAACATCTGGGTCAACGAGGGCGAGATCCCGGGCAACGGCGTGGATGACGACGGCAACGGCTACGTGGACGACATCCACGGCTGGAACTTCATCGGCGGGCCGGACGGCCGGAACATCGACAAGGACACCTACGAGGTGACCCGGCTGTACGCCCGGGACAGCGTGCGCTTCCACGGCGCCCGCGTGGACACCCTCTCGCCCGCCGCACGCGCCGACTACGAGCGCTATCAGGAGGTCCGCCAGGCCTACATCGAGATGTGGCAGGAGACGCAGGAGATGCTGCAGCAGGTGCGCATGATCGCCGCCACCATGGACCAGGTGAACGCGATCCTGCGCCGGCACCTGGGCACCGACTCGCTCACCGTCGAGCGCGTCTCCGCCATCGCCTCGCCGCGCCAGGACGTGCAGCAGGCCCGCTCCATCTTCCTCCAACTCGCGAGCCACGGCATCACGCCCGAGGTGCTGGAAGAGGAGCGCCAGCGCCTCGAGGACCTCGAGCGATACGGGCTCAACCCCGCGTTCAACCCCCGCCCGCTGGTGGGCGATGACACGCTGAACCTCAACGAGCGCGGCTACGGAAACAACGACGTGCGGGGGCCGGACGCGACCCACGGCACCCACGTGGCCGGCATCATCGCCGCCATCCGCGACAACGGGATCGGCATCGATGGCATCGCGCCCGACGTCCGCATCATGGTCATCCGCGCGGTGCCGGATGGCGACGAGCGCGACAAGGACGTCGCCAACGCGATTCGCTATGCCGTGGACAACGGCGCGCACATCATCAACATGAGCTTCGGCAAGTCCTGGTCGCCGAACAAGGAAGCGGTTGACGCGGCGGTCCGCTACGCCGACGAGCGCGGCGTGCTGCTCGTGCACGGCGCCGGAAACGACGCCAAGGACCTCCGCTCCGCTCGCAACTTCCCGAACCGCTACTACCTGGACGGCGACTCGGCGCGGCACTGGATCGAGGTGGGCGCCTCATCGTGGGAGGGGAAGGGCCGGCTCGCCGCCTCGTTCAGCAACTACGGCGCGGGCCGCGTGGACGTGTTCGCGCCCGGCGTCGCGATCCGCTCGACTGTCCCGGACAACGGCTACCGCACGCTCTCGGGGACCAGCATGGCCGCGCCGGTGGTCACAGGCATCGCGGCGCTCATCATGGCGTATTATCCGGAACTCGACGCGGCCGAGGTCAGGCGCGTGATCCTGGAGTCGGCCACGCGCTATGCGGACCAGCCCGTGGTCCCGCCCGGCCGGCAGGACGGCACCGTGCCGTTCGGCGACTTGTCCACCACCGGCGGCATCGTCAACGCCTACGCCGCGATCCAGATGGCGGAGCGTCTCGCGGCGGCGAAACGGAACTGA
- a CDS encoding sodium:proton antiporter, with protein sequence MSKTLPPTTPPEALGIEGEPAPPPLISRARRLVIAALIAAAGLAIAYGLGGERPEGAEHYGFASLLPPLVTLVLVFVTREVVSSLFLGIVVGGLVSANYNIVDAYLLPAIGSESYAVILLVYLWCLGGLIGLWTRTGGAQHFAAWAGRHIVHGPRSAKFFAWLMGLVFHQGGTISTILAGTTVRPVTDAERVSHEEVSYIVDSTASPVATVIPLNAWPIYVGGLIVGTTPLFATEQEAIGFFFQAVPFNFYGLLAVLSTLLFALELLPWEGKKMRRARRRARETGELNAPGSRPLTSEELSQLRVPDSYPTGLIDFVLPLGVLIGIAATGVVPHLPTLFSGGLQAFASKISVPIAEAFGLSVLSAIVLALLKGMSLQEAVDGFIDGAKGVTIGAVILGLAVTLGQVSRSLGTAAYVVEQVAGIINPVILPALFMAVTMGIAFSTGTSWGTYAVFLPIAMPLAWAVKPDPFFLTLCFSAVIGGSVYGDQCSPISDTTILSSVATGADLMDHVTTQLPLATVAAGISMVLYTVLAAFA encoded by the coding sequence ATGTCGAAGACGCTACCACCGACGACGCCGCCTGAAGCGCTGGGGATCGAGGGCGAACCCGCACCGCCGCCGCTCATCTCCAGAGCCCGCCGATTGGTCATCGCCGCACTGATCGCCGCCGCGGGCCTCGCCATCGCCTACGGCCTCGGCGGCGAGCGGCCCGAGGGCGCCGAGCACTACGGCTTCGCCTCCCTCCTGCCGCCGCTGGTCACGCTCGTCCTCGTTTTCGTCACGCGCGAGGTCGTGAGCTCCCTGTTCCTCGGCATCGTCGTCGGCGGGCTGGTCAGCGCCAACTACAACATCGTCGACGCGTACCTCCTGCCCGCCATCGGCAGCGAGTCCTACGCCGTGATCCTGCTCGTCTACCTGTGGTGCCTGGGCGGGCTCATCGGCCTGTGGACTCGTACCGGCGGCGCGCAGCACTTCGCCGCCTGGGCCGGCCGGCACATCGTCCACGGGCCGCGAAGCGCCAAGTTCTTCGCCTGGCTCATGGGCCTGGTGTTCCACCAGGGGGGCACCATCTCGACCATCCTCGCCGGCACTACCGTGCGTCCCGTCACCGACGCGGAGCGCGTCAGCCACGAGGAGGTCTCCTACATCGTGGACTCGACGGCGTCACCCGTCGCCACCGTCATCCCGCTCAACGCGTGGCCGATTTACGTGGGCGGGCTCATCGTCGGCACCACGCCGCTGTTCGCGACCGAGCAGGAGGCCATCGGCTTCTTCTTCCAGGCCGTGCCTTTCAACTTCTACGGGCTCCTCGCCGTCCTCTCCACGCTGCTCTTCGCGCTCGAGCTGTTGCCCTGGGAAGGCAAGAAGATGCGCCGGGCACGCCGCCGCGCCCGCGAAACCGGCGAGCTGAACGCGCCCGGCTCCCGGCCACTCACCTCCGAAGAGCTGAGCCAGCTCCGCGTTCCCGACTCCTATCCTACCGGGTTGATCGACTTCGTGCTGCCGCTCGGCGTGCTGATCGGGATCGCCGCGACGGGGGTCGTGCCCCACCTGCCCACGCTGTTCAGCGGCGGGCTCCAGGCGTTCGCCTCGAAAATCAGCGTGCCCATCGCGGAGGCGTTCGGCCTGTCCGTGCTGAGCGCCATCGTGCTCGCGCTGCTCAAAGGCATGAGCCTCCAGGAGGCGGTCGACGGCTTCATCGACGGCGCAAAGGGCGTCACCATCGGCGCCGTCATCCTCGGCCTCGCCGTCACGCTAGGCCAGGTCTCCCGCTCGCTCGGCACCGCCGCCTACGTCGTCGAGCAGGTCGCCGGCATCATCAACCCGGTAATCCTTCCGGCCCTCTTCATGGCCGTCACCATGGGCATCGCGTTCTCCACCGGCACCTCCTGGGGCACGTACGCCGTCTTCCTCCCCATCGCGATGCCGCTGGCGTGGGCCGTCAAACCGGACCCGTTCTTCCTGACGCTGTGCTTCTCCGCCGTCATCGGCGGCAGTGTCTACGGCGACCAGTGCTCGCCCATCTCGGACACCACGATCCTCAGCTCCGTCGCCACCGGCGCGGACCTGATGGACCACGTCACGACCCAACTGCCGCTCGCCACCGTGGCGGCGGGCATCAGCATGGTGCTCTACACGGTGCTGGCCGCCTTCGCGTGA
- a CDS encoding phosphoribosyl transferase → MDGRFRDRADAGQRLAARLSGRPELADAVVLALPRGGVPVGREIADALGADLDVMVVRKLGVPGHEELAMGAIASGGVRIMNDEVLRMLYISEADIERVAARERAELERRERAYRGGRPAPRVQGRVVILVDDGVATGSTIRAAIAALRHQEPSRIIVAIPVAPPDVCRALQEEADEVICLLTPEPFVAISIWYESFPQLSDDDVRALLQRVNRERKAG, encoded by the coding sequence ATGGACGGACGGTTTCGGGACAGAGCGGATGCGGGGCAGCGTTTGGCGGCGCGGTTGAGCGGCAGGCCGGAGCTGGCGGACGCCGTGGTGCTGGCGCTGCCACGCGGCGGCGTGCCAGTGGGTCGTGAGATCGCCGATGCGCTGGGCGCGGACCTGGACGTGATGGTCGTGCGCAAGCTCGGCGTGCCCGGCCACGAGGAGCTGGCGATGGGCGCGATCGCGAGCGGCGGCGTGCGGATCATGAACGACGAGGTCCTCAGGATGCTGTACATCTCCGAGGCCGACATCGAGCGCGTCGCCGCGCGCGAGCGAGCGGAGCTCGAGCGGCGGGAGCGTGCGTACCGTGGTGGACGGCCGGCGCCGCGGGTACAGGGACGGGTCGTGATCCTGGTGGACGATGGTGTGGCGACGGGGTCCACGATCCGCGCCGCGATCGCCGCGCTGCGGCATCAGGAGCCCTCGCGCATCATCGTCGCGATCCCGGTTGCGCCGCCGGACGTGTGTCGGGCGCTCCAGGAGGAGGCAGACGAGGTGATCTGCCTCCTCACGCCGGAGCCGTTCGTGGCGATCAGCATCTGGTACGAGAGTTTCCCGCAACTCAGTGACGACGATGTGAGGGCGTTGTTGCAGCGGGTGAATCGGGAGCGGAAGGCGGGTTGA
- a CDS encoding copper-binding protein, with protein sequence MATATLKITGMHCAHCVQAVKGALEKLDGVRSAEVDLSAGRAQVEYDETRVTPGQLVGAVMDEGYTAEEIP encoded by the coding sequence ATGGCGACGGCGACGTTGAAGATCACCGGGATGCATTGCGCCCACTGCGTGCAGGCGGTCAAGGGGGCGCTGGAGAAGCTGGACGGCGTGCGGTCTGCGGAGGTGGATCTGAGTGCGGGGCGTGCGCAGGTGGAGTACGACGAGACCCGCGTCACGCCCGGGCAGCTCGTGGGCGCCGTCATGGACGAGGGTTACACCGCAGAGGAGATCCCATGA
- the msrA gene encoding peptide-methionine (S)-S-oxide reductase, whose translation MNEPGKPKTETATLAGGCFWCLEAVFLELRGVLGVQSGYAGGHVPNPTYEQVCTGTTGHAEVVQVEFDPEEISYRDLLQVFFAIHDPTTPNRQGPDVGPQYRSAIFYHSEEQKRIAEEVIAELEAEKIWDAPIVTEVAPLNAFYPAEEYHRNYYRLHPEQAYCRMVIGPKLAKFRKQFTDRLKR comes from the coding sequence ATGAACGAACCGGGCAAGCCGAAGACCGAAACCGCCACGCTGGCCGGCGGATGCTTCTGGTGTCTCGAGGCGGTGTTCCTCGAGCTACGCGGCGTGCTGGGCGTGCAGTCCGGCTACGCCGGCGGCCACGTGCCGAACCCCACGTACGAGCAGGTCTGCACCGGCACGACCGGCCATGCGGAGGTCGTGCAGGTCGAGTTCGATCCGGAAGAGATCTCGTACCGCGACCTGCTGCAGGTCTTCTTCGCCATCCACGACCCCACCACCCCGAACCGTCAGGGGCCGGACGTCGGCCCGCAGTACCGCTCCGCGATCTTCTATCACTCGGAGGAGCAGAAGCGGATCGCGGAGGAGGTGATCGCGGAGCTGGAGGCGGAGAAGATCTGGGACGCGCCGATCGTGACCGAGGTCGCGCCGCTGAACGCGTTCTACCCTGCCGAGGAGTACCACCGCAACTACTACCGGCTGCACCCGGAGCAGGCGTACTGCCGCATGGTGATCGGGCCGAAGCTGGCGAAGTTCAGGAAGCAGTTCACGGATCGGTTGAAGCGGTGA
- the galK gene encoding galactokinase, translated as MFDTEPAAERAPEVFRRAFGTEPHVLALAPGRVNLIGEHVDYNGGIVLPVAIDRYVAVAARWRKAIRIRMLAVDRATDDEFRIDTAPARGEGWARYARGIATLLVRAGYPIPGADIAFAGDVPIEVGLASSAALVVATAKALLALAGVEVEPATLAEICRRAEAEWVGVRCGIMDPFIALHGRAGHALLLDCRTLDHYHLRLPDHVRLVATDSGVPRALRNSEYNQRRTECRLAAIRLGVPDLRDISLEDLERRGHTLAEPLFRRARHVVREIERARLAAAALEVGDVHALGRLMNESHVSLRDDLDVSTPELDTLVRLANEVPGVYGSRLCGAGFGGCTVSLVDADAVKDFARHVTRCYRRATGGEATVYVLSAGDGARWEKLAEWKSGGA; from the coding sequence ATCTTCGACACGGAACCCGCCGCCGAGCGCGCGCCCGAGGTCTTCCGGCGCGCGTTCGGTACCGAGCCGCACGTGCTGGCCCTCGCACCCGGCCGCGTCAATCTGATCGGCGAGCACGTGGACTACAACGGCGGCATCGTGCTGCCCGTCGCGATCGACCGCTACGTCGCCGTCGCCGCGCGCTGGCGCAAGGCGATCCGCATCCGCATGCTCGCGGTGGACCGCGCCACGGATGACGAGTTCCGCATTGACACCGCGCCGGCGCGCGGCGAGGGCTGGGCGCGCTACGCGCGGGGGATCGCGACCCTGCTCGTGCGTGCCGGATACCCGATCCCCGGCGCCGACATCGCGTTCGCCGGCGACGTGCCCATCGAGGTCGGTCTCGCATCGTCCGCCGCGCTCGTCGTGGCGACCGCGAAGGCGCTGCTCGCGCTCGCCGGGGTCGAGGTCGAGCCCGCGACGCTCGCAGAGATCTGCCGCCGCGCCGAGGCCGAGTGGGTGGGCGTGCGGTGCGGCATCATGGACCCGTTCATCGCCCTACATGGCCGCGCGGGCCACGCGCTGCTGCTCGACTGCCGCACGCTCGACCACTACCACCTGCGCCTGCCGGACCACGTGCGGCTGGTCGCCACCGACAGCGGCGTTCCGCGCGCGTTGCGGAACTCCGAGTACAACCAGCGGCGCACCGAGTGTCGGCTCGCGGCCATCCGGCTCGGCGTCCCCGACCTGCGGGACATCTCGCTCGAGGATCTCGAGCGTCGCGGCCACACGCTGGCCGAGCCGCTCTTCCGTCGCGCGCGCCACGTCGTCCGGGAGATCGAACGCGCACGCCTCGCCGCTGCCGCGCTCGAGGTCGGGGACGTGCACGCCCTGGGGAGACTGATGAACGAGTCGCACGTGTCGCTGCGCGATGACCTCGATGTCTCGACGCCGGAGCTCGACACGCTCGTCCGTCTCGCGAACGAGGTCCCCGGCGTGTACGGCAGCCGGCTGTGCGGCGCCGGTTTCGGCGGGTGCACGGTCTCGCTGGTCGATGCGGACGCGGTGAAGGACTTCGCTCGCCACGTGACCCGGTGCTACCGGAGGGCGACCGGCGGCGAAGCGACCGTGTACGTGCTCTCGGCGGGAGACGGCGCGCGGTGGGAGAAGCTGGCGGAGTGGAAGAGCGGGGGGGCGTAG